The Vibrio navarrensis genome has a segment encoding these proteins:
- a CDS encoding SulA-like leucine-rich domain-containing protein, translated as MQIQGQTRTYSHFNVLAQPTQPMNASAPLLQQLAVLSQLNQWILFTSECPRPDLSQLTASNICCKNVIQMKPSHSLTEIEIVMKAIRSGNAAAVVASSQIDLVNQSLLQEMAKEFGCEVFFVEGRATQYH; from the coding sequence ATGCAGATTCAAGGTCAAACTCGTACATACTCACATTTCAATGTTCTGGCACAACCGACTCAGCCAATGAATGCCTCAGCGCCGTTGTTGCAACAATTGGCCGTTTTATCTCAGCTGAATCAATGGATTTTATTTACCTCCGAGTGCCCACGTCCGGATCTTAGCCAGCTCACTGCGTCTAATATTTGCTGTAAAAATGTCATCCAGATGAAACCGTCCCACTCTCTGACTGAAATTGAAATCGTGATGAAAGCGATACGCTCTGGCAATGCTGCCGCGGTTGTCGCGTCTAGCCAGATTGATTTAGTCAACCAATCTCTGCTGCAGGAGATGGCAAAAGAGTTTGGCTGTGAAGTCTTTTTCGTTGAAGGCAGAGCAACTCAGTATCATTAA
- a CDS encoding phosphoribosylaminoimidazolesuccinocarboxamide synthase, which produces MSLADQVLAVNDDLPIRTDKPVHSGKVRSVYWLTEQDSARLIKEKGYNVAPDAPLAIMVISDRISAFDCIWHGEHGLNGVPGKGAALNAISNHWFRLFKENGLADSHILDIPHPFVWIVQKAKPVRIEAICRKYITGSMWRAYEKGEREFCGIQLPEGLGKDKPLVELLMTPSTKGILKGIPGVPEADDVNITRQNIADNFAAFNFSSADDIATYEKLLKEGFAVISDALAQVGQIFVDTKFEFGYVQDAQGNEKLIYMDEVGTPDSSRIWDSEAYQAGKIVENSKEGFRQFLLNYFPDPDILLNKDRMPEREALARDNTLPEEALLAVSRTYIGIAEKITGQSITLSENPKQEIIDILARDYGLID; this is translated from the coding sequence ATGAGCCTCGCTGATCAAGTACTTGCCGTCAATGACGATCTGCCCATCCGTACCGATAAACCCGTTCACAGTGGAAAAGTTCGCTCTGTCTACTGGCTTACTGAGCAAGACAGTGCCCGCCTGATAAAAGAAAAAGGCTATAACGTTGCCCCAGATGCGCCCCTAGCCATCATGGTGATCAGCGATCGTATCTCCGCTTTCGATTGTATTTGGCACGGTGAACACGGGCTCAACGGCGTACCGGGTAAAGGGGCCGCATTGAACGCCATTTCTAATCATTGGTTTAGGCTGTTTAAAGAGAACGGATTGGCCGATAGCCACATTCTTGATATCCCACACCCGTTTGTTTGGATTGTGCAGAAAGCGAAGCCTGTGCGTATTGAAGCCATTTGTCGCAAATACATTACAGGTTCCATGTGGCGCGCATACGAAAAAGGCGAGCGCGAGTTTTGCGGTATTCAATTGCCAGAAGGGTTAGGCAAAGACAAACCTCTGGTCGAACTGCTGATGACACCGTCGACCAAAGGGATTTTAAAAGGAATTCCTGGCGTGCCTGAAGCCGATGATGTGAACATTACCAGACAAAATATTGCCGACAACTTTGCCGCATTTAACTTTTCCAGCGCTGACGACATTGCCACTTACGAGAAGCTGCTGAAAGAAGGTTTTGCGGTGATCAGTGATGCTCTAGCACAAGTAGGACAAATTTTTGTCGATACCAAATTCGAGTTTGGTTATGTGCAAGATGCGCAAGGCAACGAAAAGCTGATTTACATGGACGAAGTGGGCACGCCCGATTCATCGCGGATTTGGGATAGCGAAGCGTATCAAGCGGGTAAAATTGTCGAAAACTCGAAAGAAGGTTTCAGACAGTTTCTGCTTAACTACTTCCCAGACCCTGATATTCTGCTCAACAAAGATCGCATGCCTGAGCGCGAAGCACTGGCTCGTGACAACACGCTGCCAGAAGAGGCTTTACTGGCGGTATCTCGCACCTACATCGGCATCGCAGAAAAAATTACCGGTCAATCAATCACTTTAAGCGAAAATCCAAAACAAGAGATTATTGATATCCTTGCGCGTGATTACGGTCTTATCGATTAA
- a CDS encoding phospholipase A yields MKFNALWFLLALPCFASGKSLVNISSYEDNYALGTYTTDVNQEEYAGTDLEDLQNFEVKYQLSVAVPIYRFSKSTAIVGSYTQKSLWQLANSSISSPFRETNYKPQLFIAHQSNLLLFNHLEAGYKHESNGRSGDLSRSWDRLYFAAERLEGPVEWGVHLWSVVGDTSENRNIEDYYAPYEVWLKFYSAAGIFNTRGFYNWNDDRGGVEVGYTFYFNDIIGFYLQAYHGYGETLIDYDHNQTRIGLGFKLVKW; encoded by the coding sequence ATGAAGTTTAACGCACTATGGTTTCTTTTAGCGCTGCCTTGTTTCGCCAGTGGCAAAAGCTTAGTTAATATCTCGAGCTACGAAGACAACTACGCGCTCGGCACCTACACCACCGATGTGAATCAAGAAGAATACGCAGGTACCGATCTAGAAGATCTGCAAAACTTCGAGGTCAAATATCAATTGTCCGTGGCAGTGCCTATCTATCGCTTTAGCAAAAGCACCGCGATTGTCGGTTCTTACACGCAAAAGTCGCTGTGGCAGTTAGCTAACTCCAGTATCTCTTCCCCGTTTCGTGAGACCAATTACAAACCACAACTGTTTATTGCTCACCAAAGCAACTTACTGCTTTTCAATCACTTGGAAGCGGGTTACAAACACGAATCCAATGGTCGTTCGGGGGACTTATCACGCAGTTGGGACCGGCTCTACTTCGCTGCGGAGCGACTGGAAGGTCCTGTAGAGTGGGGTGTGCATTTGTGGTCGGTTGTTGGCGATACGTCGGAGAATCGCAACATCGAAGATTACTATGCTCCCTACGAAGTCTGGCTGAAGTTCTATAGCGCCGCTGGCATTTTCAATACTCGCGGATTTTACAACTGGAACGACGATCGTGGTGGTGTTGAGGTTGGCTACACATTTTATTTCAATGACATAATCGGTTTCTACTTGCAGGCTTATCATGGCTATGGCGAAACGCTTATTGACTATGACCACAATCAGACACGCATTGGCCTCGGGTTTAAATTAGTCAAGTGGTAG
- a CDS encoding helicase-related protein — MTALPIDSVKSQFETKILHSHLVVEAETGSGKSTRLPLWASEHGRVLVIEPRRIVCTSLAQYLAQQSGSALGVQVGYAIKLKAVFEKNTPIVFVTPGVALRWFAEDGLKSFDIVLIDEFHERRWDMDLLTAMLKVRGEHRLIVTSATMAGDRLVSYLAAHRIVSHGRCFPVEVQHLAQESRQLPQKKFLERSVVETIGNELTRGGEDILVFLPGRKEIAQVAQALRAFTDIMVVTLHASVSDEERQRALTVQPLRKVVLATNVAETSLTIPNITCVIDSGLERRNVQRNGRTALVLSTISKASAAQRAGRAGRVMAGRCVRLFGEHAPMELATPPELQREELSEPMLSAACCGYQLAELPFLDPLPEKSLGQASEVLRTMQAIDQLGRVTDHGRLLNPLPIDTLYADLVTRMPSKALKEAMIDLAAALSVPANLYQLAGGEQAQELDVAEPNLCDVTLLIGLVRGKRYPGVNIDEQALTEAMGLAEQMRALFELPELEVASRYHREALAKAIATLHPELLFVRRAKRQEALGNGQMEMLVGKQSRFADKAQAAVVLDSHSLPGRGVKQTLNLASVMMPVALTLVDELDLGEWRQAESRLQSEQGQVLMERIFAGRVVASKLVQPQGESAIQAIVAQVKSGQLLDGFYTERHQQIEHWKLFCALGLNDNNSVHSKEVSFDVWFAEQLDTLGVNTLEEMALFDAADFPFAGIPDWQYADFAQQYPLSLTLSDLQLQVEYFPARKLVQVVHCGGNRKEDPKRWELPRFSGWKVQYRKASRIVDVR; from the coding sequence ATGACTGCTCTGCCCATCGATAGTGTTAAATCACAATTTGAAACAAAAATTTTACATTCTCATTTGGTGGTAGAGGCAGAAACCGGCTCAGGAAAGTCAACGCGTTTGCCATTGTGGGCGTCAGAACATGGCCGGGTGTTGGTGATAGAACCGCGCCGCATCGTCTGCACGTCATTGGCGCAATACCTAGCGCAGCAGTCGGGTTCAGCGCTCGGTGTACAGGTCGGCTACGCGATAAAACTCAAAGCGGTTTTTGAAAAGAATACACCGATTGTGTTTGTCACACCGGGCGTGGCGCTGCGCTGGTTTGCCGAGGACGGTCTAAAATCGTTTGATATTGTTTTGATTGACGAATTTCATGAACGCCGCTGGGATATGGACTTACTCACCGCGATGCTGAAAGTGCGTGGCGAGCATCGTTTGATCGTCACGTCGGCGACCATGGCGGGAGATCGCTTGGTCAGCTATCTTGCCGCTCACCGCATCGTCTCTCACGGGCGCTGCTTTCCGGTTGAAGTGCAGCATCTGGCGCAAGAGAGCAGGCAACTGCCGCAGAAGAAATTTCTAGAACGCTCAGTGGTTGAGACCATCGGCAATGAACTGACGCGAGGCGGGGAAGATATTTTAGTGTTTTTGCCCGGGCGAAAAGAGATAGCGCAAGTGGCGCAGGCGCTAAGAGCCTTCACTGACATCATGGTGGTGACGCTGCATGCCAGTGTGAGTGACGAAGAAAGACAGCGAGCATTAACGGTCCAGCCGCTGCGAAAAGTGGTTCTTGCCACCAATGTGGCTGAAACCTCGCTGACCATTCCTAACATCACCTGCGTGATCGATTCCGGTTTAGAGCGGCGTAACGTGCAACGCAACGGACGAACTGCACTGGTGTTAAGCACTATCTCCAAAGCCAGTGCGGCGCAGCGAGCGGGGCGCGCAGGCCGAGTGATGGCCGGTCGCTGCGTCAGACTGTTTGGTGAACATGCGCCGATGGAACTTGCTACACCACCTGAACTGCAACGTGAGGAACTCAGCGAGCCGATGCTCTCTGCAGCTTGTTGTGGCTATCAATTGGCTGAGTTGCCGTTTCTCGACCCGTTGCCGGAAAAATCGCTTGGTCAGGCCAGCGAAGTACTGCGTACCATGCAAGCCATCGATCAACTCGGGCGTGTGACAGATCACGGCAGACTACTCAACCCACTGCCAATTGACACACTGTACGCCGACCTTGTCACGCGCATGCCCAGCAAAGCGCTTAAAGAGGCGATGATTGACCTTGCCGCGGCGCTCTCGGTGCCCGCTAACTTATATCAGCTCGCTGGTGGCGAACAAGCGCAAGAGCTCGATGTTGCTGAACCGAACTTGTGCGATGTCACGTTATTGATTGGCCTAGTTCGTGGCAAACGCTATCCCGGCGTCAACATCGATGAGCAAGCTCTGACAGAGGCGATGGGGCTGGCAGAGCAAATGCGCGCGCTGTTTGAGCTACCAGAACTGGAGGTGGCGTCGCGCTATCATCGGGAAGCGCTGGCAAAAGCAATCGCCACGTTACACCCGGAGCTGCTGTTTGTTCGCCGCGCCAAAAGGCAGGAGGCGCTTGGTAACGGCCAGATGGAGATGCTGGTGGGCAAACAGAGCCGCTTTGCGGACAAGGCGCAAGCGGCGGTGGTGCTAGATAGCCACTCTCTGCCTGGTCGAGGCGTTAAGCAGACGCTCAATCTCGCTTCGGTAATGATGCCCGTGGCGCTAACCTTGGTTGATGAGCTCGATCTAGGGGAGTGGCGTCAGGCCGAAAGCCGCTTACAGAGCGAGCAAGGCCAAGTGTTGATGGAGCGAATATTCGCCGGACGCGTTGTCGCCAGTAAGCTGGTGCAGCCGCAAGGTGAAAGTGCGATTCAAGCGATTGTCGCGCAGGTGAAGTCGGGTCAACTGTTGGACGGATTTTATACCGAGCGCCACCAACAAATTGAACATTGGAAACTTTTTTGTGCATTAGGCCTGAATGACAATAATTCAGTTCACAGTAAAGAAGTGAGTTTTGATGTTTGGTTTGCCGAGCAGTTAGATACATTGGGGGTGAATACGCTAGAAGAGATGGCGCTGTTTGACGCCGCCGACTTTCCTTTTGCCGGCATTCCAGACTGGCAATACGCCGATTTTGCACAGCAGTATCCATTATCGTTGACCTTATCGGATCTGCAATTGCAGGTGGAGTATTTCCCGGCGCGTAAGCTGGTGCAAGTGGTCCACTGTGGCGGCAATCGCAAAGAAGATCCGAAACGTTGGGAGTTGCCGCGCTTTTCAGGTTGGAAAGTCCAGTATCGTAAAGCGAGCCGTATTGTCGATGTGCGTTAG
- a CDS encoding NAD-dependent malic enzyme, producing the protein MNNDKRPLYIPFAGPALLSTPLLNKGSAFSSEERVSFNLEGLLPETTETIQEQVERAYMQYKAFESDMDKHIYLRNIQDTNETLFYRLVQNHITEMMPIIYTPTVGAACENFSNIYRRGRGLFVSYANRDRIDDLLNNASNHNVKVIVVTDGERILGLGDQGIGGMGIPIGKLSLYTACGGISPAYTLPIVLDVGTNNPQRLADPMYMGWRHPRITGPDYDAFIDEFMQAVHRRWPDALIQFEDFAQKNAMPLLERYKNRVCCFNDDIQGTAAVTVGSLLAACKAAGSKLSEQRITFLGAGSAGCGIAEAIIAQMVSEGISDEQARSQVFMVDRWGLLQEGMPNLLDFQQRLVQKHAVTGEWQSEGNGFSLFDVVMNAKPTVLIGVSGAPGLFTQEIIEEMHKHCPRPIIFPLSNPTSRVEAIPADIIRWTKGEALVATGSPFDPVIHEGKTYPIAQCNNSYIFPGIGLGVLAVNARRVTDEMLMESSRALATCSPLAIHGRGALLPPLEEIHTVSKRIAYAVAKKAIEQGVALEIADDALQVAIEQHFWQPVYRRYKRTAF; encoded by the coding sequence ATGAATAACGATAAACGCCCACTTTACATCCCTTTCGCGGGCCCAGCGCTTCTCAGCACGCCACTACTCAACAAAGGAAGCGCATTTTCCAGTGAAGAACGCGTTTCTTTTAACCTTGAAGGTCTGCTTCCAGAAACCACTGAGACCATTCAAGAGCAAGTTGAACGTGCTTACATGCAGTACAAAGCGTTCGAAAGCGACATGGATAAGCACATCTACTTGCGTAACATTCAAGATACCAACGAAACGCTGTTCTACCGTTTGGTACAAAATCACATCACCGAAATGATGCCGATCATCTATACGCCAACGGTTGGTGCGGCATGTGAAAACTTTTCCAATATCTATCGCCGTGGCCGCGGGCTGTTTGTCTCTTACGCCAACCGCGATCGCATCGATGACCTGCTCAACAACGCATCGAACCATAACGTCAAGGTGATCGTTGTTACCGACGGCGAACGTATTCTTGGCTTGGGTGACCAAGGGATCGGCGGGATGGGCATTCCTATCGGAAAACTTTCCCTCTACACCGCCTGTGGCGGCATCAGCCCTGCTTATACGCTACCTATTGTGCTCGATGTGGGTACCAATAACCCACAACGTTTAGCAGATCCAATGTACATGGGGTGGCGTCATCCACGCATTACTGGCCCAGATTACGACGCGTTTATTGATGAGTTCATGCAAGCAGTACATCGCCGCTGGCCAGACGCACTGATCCAGTTTGAAGATTTTGCACAGAAAAACGCCATGCCGCTGCTTGAGCGTTACAAAAATCGCGTCTGCTGTTTCAACGATGACATCCAAGGAACCGCTGCAGTGACGGTCGGTTCCCTACTGGCGGCGTGTAAAGCGGCAGGTAGCAAGTTGTCTGAACAGCGCATTACTTTCTTGGGTGCTGGCTCTGCAGGCTGCGGCATTGCAGAAGCCATCATCGCGCAGATGGTGTCGGAAGGCATTTCGGATGAGCAAGCGCGTTCGCAAGTATTCATGGTCGACCGTTGGGGTCTACTGCAAGAGGGCATGCCAAACCTACTCGATTTTCAGCAGCGTTTGGTGCAAAAGCACGCCGTCACTGGCGAGTGGCAATCGGAAGGAAACGGATTCTCTCTGTTTGATGTGGTGATGAACGCCAAACCGACGGTGCTGATCGGTGTCTCTGGTGCCCCCGGTCTGTTTACCCAAGAGATCATTGAAGAGATGCACAAACACTGTCCGCGTCCAATCATCTTCCCGCTGTCAAACCCGACCAGCCGTGTGGAAGCGATTCCGGCTGATATTATTCGCTGGACCAAAGGTGAAGCGCTGGTGGCAACTGGCAGCCCGTTTGATCCGGTGATTCATGAAGGCAAAACCTACCCGATCGCCCAGTGCAACAACAGCTACATTTTCCCGGGTATTGGCCTTGGCGTTTTGGCGGTTAACGCGCGACGCGTCACTGACGAAATGCTGATGGAATCGAGCCGCGCGCTGGCGACCTGTTCGCCGTTGGCGATTCATGGTCGTGGCGCTCTGCTGCCACCACTGGAAGAGATCCATACGGTATCTAAACGCATCGCCTATGCGGTAGCGAAGAAAGCCATTGAACAAGGCGTCGCGTTGGAGATCGCCGACGATGCGCTGCAAGTGGCCATTGAACAGCATTTCTGGCAACCGGTCTATCGCCGTTACAAACGTACCGCGTTCTAA
- a CDS encoding SanA/YdcF family protein translates to MDHPLCQTHAKRRWKKLALLVFVLLILFAAAVIAVDRWVSYQASERIITSYDQVRPFDVAVVLGTSKYIGKTLNSYYTHRIEAAIELYRLDKVQHFLLSGDNAHRSYNEPWTMKRDLLKAGVPETAIHLDYAGFRTLDSIVRAKKIFVTENFLIITQRFHCERALLIANAYHINAQCLAVAGPDNPSQTWSVRIREIFARSKALLDLYIIDTQPRFLGPQQPILRRTDEGDAPMSDSIPSANG, encoded by the coding sequence TTGGATCATCCGCTTTGCCAAACACACGCAAAACGTCGCTGGAAAAAACTGGCGCTGCTGGTGTTTGTGTTGCTGATCCTTTTTGCCGCGGCGGTTATCGCGGTTGACCGCTGGGTCAGCTATCAAGCGAGTGAACGCATCATCACCTCTTACGACCAAGTACGGCCATTCGATGTCGCAGTGGTACTCGGAACCAGCAAATACATCGGCAAGACACTCAACAGCTATTACACCCACCGAATTGAAGCCGCAATTGAGCTCTATCGCTTAGACAAGGTGCAACACTTTTTGCTGAGCGGTGACAACGCCCATCGTTCCTACAACGAACCTTGGACAATGAAGCGTGATTTGCTCAAAGCAGGTGTGCCTGAAACCGCCATTCATCTCGACTATGCCGGTTTTCGCACGCTCGACTCGATTGTGCGGGCAAAAAAGATTTTTGTTACCGAAAACTTTCTCATCATCACGCAACGTTTTCACTGTGAGCGCGCACTTCTTATCGCGAATGCATACCACATTAACGCGCAGTGCCTAGCGGTTGCCGGGCCGGACAATCCATCGCAAACGTGGTCAGTACGCATTCGAGAGATTTTTGCGCGCAGCAAAGCGTTATTAGACCTCTACATTATTGATACTCAACCTCGTTTTCTCGGGCCTCAACAACCAATTCTGCGCAGAACGGACGAAGGGGATGCACCCATGTCTGACTCCATCCCATCAGCCAATGGGTAG
- a CDS encoding SLC13 family permease, with the protein MTALVVTLRNWFFTRNSMIFIANILLFITLLETLPFDPKVVIGLSILTFVAVLWLTEAIHVSITALLVPLLAIFSGIFDTQAALNNFSNSIIFLFLGGFALAAALHKQKLDQAIADKVLLIAGGKMSTAVFMLFGVSAGLSMWISNTATTAMMLPLVLGVMSKLDREKNHNTYLFVLLGIAYCASIGGIATIVGSPPNAIAAAEVGLDFTGWMKLGMPITFLLLPIALIVLYSMTKPNLKHSFELDHQPVEWTNGKLITLAIFLVTVTLWIFSKPINSMLGGFKSFDTLVAIGAILALGVSRAVEWKDIEKTTDWGVLILFGGGICLSNVLKATGTSVFLAQGLSAFLDQAGMLLSILAVVTFVVFLTEFASNTASAALLVPVFATIAEALGISPVILSALIAISASCAFMLPVATPPNAIVFATGHIKQSEMMRIGMVLNIACIAALTLFAAIFW; encoded by the coding sequence ATGACTGCACTCGTCGTTACTCTAAGAAACTGGTTTTTCACCAGAAACAGCATGATATTTATCGCCAATATTTTGTTGTTTATCACTCTGCTGGAGACGCTACCGTTTGACCCAAAAGTGGTGATCGGTTTAAGCATTCTCACTTTCGTCGCAGTATTGTGGCTGACTGAAGCAATCCACGTCAGTATCACCGCTTTGTTAGTGCCGCTGCTGGCGATTTTCTCCGGCATTTTCGACACGCAAGCTGCGCTAAACAACTTTTCTAACTCGATCATTTTCTTATTTCTAGGCGGTTTCGCTCTCGCAGCGGCACTGCACAAGCAAAAACTTGATCAAGCAATTGCGGATAAAGTGTTGCTGATTGCAGGCGGCAAAATGTCAACAGCGGTATTCATGCTGTTTGGTGTCAGCGCCGGTTTGTCGATGTGGATTTCGAACACCGCCACCACCGCAATGATGTTGCCACTGGTTTTGGGCGTGATGAGCAAACTTGACCGCGAAAAAAACCATAACACCTACCTGTTTGTGCTGCTTGGTATTGCTTACTGCGCGTCGATTGGCGGGATCGCCACCATCGTCGGTAGCCCACCTAATGCCATCGCGGCAGCAGAAGTTGGCCTCGATTTCACAGGCTGGATGAAGCTCGGTATGCCGATCACCTTCTTGCTATTGCCAATCGCGCTAATCGTTCTCTACAGCATGACCAAGCCGAACCTCAAGCATTCGTTTGAACTTGACCACCAACCGGTTGAGTGGACCAACGGCAAGCTCATCACACTGGCCATCTTCTTAGTCACGGTGACTCTGTGGATCTTCTCTAAACCGATCAACAGTATGCTGGGCGGCTTTAAGAGCTTTGATACGCTAGTTGCCATCGGCGCCATCTTAGCGCTGGGCGTTTCTCGTGCGGTTGAATGGAAAGACATCGAAAAAACCACCGATTGGGGCGTTCTGATCCTATTTGGCGGCGGTATCTGCTTGAGTAATGTACTGAAAGCAACCGGCACCAGCGTCTTCCTCGCTCAAGGCCTCAGTGCTTTCCTTGACCAAGCGGGGATGTTGCTGAGTATCTTGGCAGTGGTGACTTTCGTGGTGTTCTTAACCGAGTTTGCCAGTAACACCGCTAGTGCGGCGCTGCTTGTTCCTGTGTTTGCCACCATTGCAGAAGCGCTGGGCATTTCACCAGTGATTCTTTCCGCGCTGATTGCGATTTCGGCTTCCTGTGCATTCATGCTGCCCGTGGCGACGCCACCCAATGCAATTGTGTTTGCCACCGGGCACATTAAGCAAAGTGAAATG